One window of Lemur catta isolate mLemCat1 chromosome 3, mLemCat1.pri, whole genome shotgun sequence genomic DNA carries:
- the LOC123634640 gene encoding olfactory receptor 6K2-like, with amino-acid sequence MEMETSNWTTSQEFIFSAFPSSWGESIFCFVPLLFIYAFIVVGNLVIITVVQLNTHLHTPMYYFISVLSFLEMWFTTATIPKMLSTLLSERRSISFNGCLLQMYFFHSTGISEMCLLTAMAFDRYLAICSPLRYATIMTSKLCAQLTLSCCVCGFITPLPEIAWISTLPFCGSNHLEHIFCDFLPVLRLACTDTQAIVMIQIVDIVHAVEIITAAMLIVMSYVGIVVVILHIRSAEGRRKAFSTCVSHLTVFLLLFGNVALMYLRFSATYSLFWDTAIALGFAVLSPFFNPIIYSLRNKDIKEAIKKHVGQAKISFH; translated from the coding sequence ATGGAAATGGAGACCTCCAACTGGACCACATCACAGGAGTTTATCTTCTCTGctttcccttcctcctggggAGAGTCTATCTTCTGCTTTGTTCCACTGCTCTTCATATATGCTTTCATCGTTGTTGGAAACCTGGTCATCATCACAGTGGTCCAGCTGAATACTCACCTCCACACTCCCATGTACTACTTCATTAGTGTGCTTTCTTTTCTGGAGATGTGGTTTACCACAGCCACCATACCAAAGATGCTCTCAACCCTGCTTAGTGAAAGGAGGAGCATTTCCTTTAATGGTTGCCTCCTGCAGATGTATTTCTTCCATTCCACAGGCATCAGTGAGATGTGTCTGTTGACAGCTATGGCCTTTGATCGCTACCTGGCCATCTGCAGCCCTCTTCGTTATGCAACTATCATGACCTCCAAGTTATGTGCCCAGCTGACTTTAAGTTGCTGTGTTTGTGGCTTTATCACACCCCTCCCTGAGATTGCCTGGATCTCCACATTGCCATTTTGTGGCTCAAACCACCTTGAGCACATCTTCTGTGACTTCCTGCCAGTGCTGCGTCTGGCCTGCACTGACACACAAGCCATCGTCATGATTCAGATAGTTGATATTGTCCATGCAGTGGAAATTATCACAGCTGCGATGCTCATTGTCATGTCCTATGTTGGTATCGTGGTTGTGATTCTACATATTCGTTCAGCTGAAGGTCGCCGCAAAGCGTTTTCCACATGCGTCTCCCACCTCACTGTGTTTTTGCTCTTGTTTGGTAACGTGGCTCTCATGTACCTGCGCTTCTCTGCCACCTACTCCTTGTTCTGGGACACAGCCATTGCTCTGGGCTTTGCAGTTTTGTCCCCTTTCTTCAACCCCATTATCTACAGTCTGaggaataaagatataaaagaagCTATAAAAAAACATGTGGGTCAAGCTAAGATCAGTTTTCATTAG